A region of Arabidopsis thaliana chromosome 5, partial sequence DNA encodes the following proteins:
- the MYB86 gene encoding myb domain protein 86: MFLYALVDIYDQIGLQRCGKSCRLRWINYLRPDLKRGAFSQDEESLIIELHAALGNRWSQIATRLPGRTDNEIKNFWNSCLKKKLRRKGIDPTTHKPLITNELQSLNVIDQKLTSSEVVKSTGSINNLHDQSMVVSSQQGPWWFPANTTTTNQNSAFCFSSSNTTTVSDQIVSLISSMSTSSSPTPMTSNFSPAPNNWEQLNYCNTVPSQSNSIYSAFFGNQYTEASQTMNNNNPLVDQHHHHQDMKSWASEILHYTEHNQSSETVIEAEVKPDIANYYWRSASSSSSPNQEAATLLHDANVEVYGKNLQKLNNMVFDQSL, encoded by the exons atgtttttatatgcGTTGGTGGATATATATGATCAAATAGGTTTGCAAAGATGTGGAAAGAGTTGTAGACTTAGGTGGATAAATTATTTGAGACCAGATTTAAAGAGAGGAGCTTTCTCTCAAGACGAAGAAAGCTTGATCATTGAGCTCCATGCTGCATTAGGCAACAG ATGGTCTCAAATCGCAACGCGGTTACCGGGAAGAACAGACAACGAGatcaaaaacttttggaaCTCATGTcttaagaagaagctgagaagaaaAGGCATTGACCCAACAACACATAAACCCTTAATAACAAACGAGCTTCAATCTCTTAACGTCATAGATCAGAAACTGACGTCATCAGAAGTAGTAAAGTCAACGGGTTCGATAAACAACCTACATGATCAGTCAATGGTCGTCTCATCGCAACAAGGTCCATGGTGGTTCCCGGCGAATACAACTACGACTAATCAAAACTCTGCGTTTTGCTTTAGTTCAAGTAATACTACAACGGTTTCAGACCAGATCGTATCTTTAATCTCTTCAATGTCTACGTCATCATCTCCGACACCAATGACTTCAAACTTCAGTCCTGCTCCAAACAACTGGGAACAACTCAACTACTGCAACACAGTACCAAGTCAGAGCAACAGTATCTACAGTGCCTTCTTTGGTAATCAATACACAGAAGCTAGCCAAACCATGAACAATAATAATCCACTAGTagatcaacatcatcatcatcaagacaTGAAGTCATGGGCATCAGAGATTCTTCATTACACAGAACACAACCAAAGCTCAGAAACTGTTATAGAAGCAGAAGTGAAGCCAGACATTGCCAACTACTACTGGAGATCAgcatcatcatcgtcgtcaCCAAACCAAGAAGCTGCAACATTACTACACGATGCTAACGTGGAAGTGTACGGTAAAAATCTACAAAAGCTTAATAACATGGTGTTTGATCAGAGCCTTTAG
- the MYB86 gene encoding myb domain protein 86 (myb domain protein 86 (MYB86); CONTAINS InterPro DOMAIN/s: SANT, DNA-binding (InterPro:IPR001005), Homeodomain-like (InterPro:IPR009057), Myb, DNA-binding (InterPro:IPR014778), HTH transcriptional regulator, Myb-type, DNA-binding (InterPro:IPR017930), Homeodomain-related (InterPro:IPR012287), Myb transcription factor (InterPro:IPR015495); BEST Arabidopsis thaliana protein match is: myb domain protein 50 (TAIR:AT1G57560.1); Has 9095 Blast hits to 8321 proteins in 479 species: Archae - 0; Bacteria - 3; Metazoa - 831; Fungi - 514; Plants - 5926; Viruses - 6; Other Eukaryotes - 1815 (source: NCBI BLink).): MGRHSCCFKQKLRKGLWSPEEDEKLLNYITRHGHGCWSSVPKLAGLQRCGKSCRLRWINYLRPDLKRGAFSQDEESLIIELHAALGNRWSQIATRLPGRTDNEIKNFWNSCLKKKLRRKGIDPTTHKPLITNELQSLNVIDQKLTSSEVVKSTGSINNLHDQSMVVSSQQGPWWFPANTTTTNQNSAFCFSSSNTTTVSDQIVSLISSMSTSSSPTPMTSNFSPAPNNWEQLNYCNTVPSQSNSIYSAFFGNQYTEASQTMNNNNPLVDQHHHHQDMKSWASEILHYTEHNQSSETVIEAEVKPDIANYYWRSASSSSSPNQEAATLLHDANVEVYGKNLQKLNNMVFDQSL; the protein is encoded by the exons atgggAAGACATTCTTGTTGTTTTAAGCAGAAGCTAAGAAAAGGCCTTTGGtctcctgaagaagatgagaaacttCTCAATTACATCACTAGACATGGTCATGGCTGTTGGAGTTCTGTCCCTAAACTCGCAG GTTTGCAAAGATGTGGAAAGAGTTGTAGACTTAGGTGGATAAATTATTTGAGACCAGATTTAAAGAGAGGAGCTTTCTCTCAAGACGAAGAAAGCTTGATCATTGAGCTCCATGCTGCATTAGGCAACAG ATGGTCTCAAATCGCAACGCGGTTACCGGGAAGAACAGACAACGAGatcaaaaacttttggaaCTCATGTcttaagaagaagctgagaagaaaAGGCATTGACCCAACAACACATAAACCCTTAATAACAAACGAGCTTCAATCTCTTAACGTCATAGATCAGAAACTGACGTCATCAGAAGTAGTAAAGTCAACGGGTTCGATAAACAACCTACATGATCAGTCAATGGTCGTCTCATCGCAACAAGGTCCATGGTGGTTCCCGGCGAATACAACTACGACTAATCAAAACTCTGCGTTTTGCTTTAGTTCAAGTAATACTACAACGGTTTCAGACCAGATCGTATCTTTAATCTCTTCAATGTCTACGTCATCATCTCCGACACCAATGACTTCAAACTTCAGTCCTGCTCCAAACAACTGGGAACAACTCAACTACTGCAACACAGTACCAAGTCAGAGCAACAGTATCTACAGTGCCTTCTTTGGTAATCAATACACAGAAGCTAGCCAAACCATGAACAATAATAATCCACTAGTagatcaacatcatcatcatcaagacaTGAAGTCATGGGCATCAGAGATTCTTCATTACACAGAACACAACCAAAGCTCAGAAACTGTTATAGAAGCAGAAGTGAAGCCAGACATTGCCAACTACTACTGGAGATCAgcatcatcatcgtcgtcaCCAAACCAAGAAGCTGCAACATTACTACACGATGCTAACGTGGAAGTGTACGGTAAAAATCTACAAAAGCTTAATAACATGGTGTTTGATCAGAGCCTTTAG